A stretch of Clostridia bacterium DNA encodes these proteins:
- a CDS encoding HNH endonuclease, with amino-acid sequence MPYKPKRPCAYPGCGRLAEREQYCAEHQKVVDKHYNQYERDPKSNKRYGRSWKRIRDRYIKLHPLCEECEKQGKLMPAEEVHHILPLSKGGGNEKSNLMALCKSCHSRITAESGDRWG; translated from the coding sequence ATGCCATATAAACCAAAGCGTCCCTGCGCCTACCCCGGCTGCGGTCGGCTCGCTGAGCGTGAGCAATACTGCGCCGAGCATCAAAAGGTCGTGGACAAACATTACAACCAGTACGAGCGAGACCCTAAGTCCAACAAACGCTACGGCAGAAGCTGGAAGCGCATCCGCGATCGCTACATCAAGTTGCATCCCCTTTGCGAGGAGTGCGAGAAGCAAGGCAAGCTGATGCCTGCTGAAGAGGTCCACCACATCCTTCCTCTCTCCAAAGGCGGTGGCAATGAAAAGAGTAATCTGATGGCTCTTTGTAAATCCTGTCACTCCCGAATTACTGCTGAGAGTGGTGACCGGTGGGGGTAA
- a CDS encoding DUF1492 domain-containing protein: MTAKEYLSQAYRLDQRIASKLEMVESLNELAMRCTTTITGMPRNPSKSTSPMADTVLKIIDLQDEINRDLESLVDLKREINLVIREVEYNEYRTILEKRYISNKSWPEIAVELGYNLRHLYRLHDAALNKVRIPEDVTVCHY; this comes from the coding sequence ATGACCGCTAAAGAGTATTTATCACAGGCTTACCGCCTTGATCAGAGGATTGCCAGCAAACTCGAAATGGTCGAATCCTTAAATGAGCTGGCAATGAGATGTACCACCACCATAACCGGTATGCCTCGCAACCCCAGCAAAAGCACCTCACCGATGGCGGATACCGTTCTAAAAATCATTGACCTTCAGGACGAGATCAACAGAGATCTTGAAAGCTTGGTAGATCTTAAGCGTGAGATCAACCTTGTTATCCGTGAAGTAGAATACAACGAATATCGAACGATTCTGGAGAAGCGATACATCAGCAATAAGTCTTGGCCAGAAATTGCTGTGGAGCTTGGGTATAACCTTCGCCATCTTTACCGATTACATGATGCAGCGCTTAACAAAGTAAGAATTCCTGAAGATGTCACTGTATGTCACTATTAG
- a CDS encoding DEAD/DEAH box helicase has translation MTGCLTASCFYRVVIWLSWRLRLPAKNLGRFSWQDTNYYVGLASRFMSLMTSGRLEGFLMKYEPHDYQKYATRYIEEHPISAVLLDMGLGKTSITLTALNDLLFDSFEAHRILVIAPLRVARDTWPSEADKWDHLQNLICSVAVGTEAERRAALIKPADIYIINRENVQWLIEESKLPFNFDTVVVDELSSFKNYQAKRFRALMKVRPKVKRIIGLTGTPSANGLMDLWAEFRLLDMGARLGRFISHYRLDYFQPDKRNGQVIFSYKPLPGAEQRIYDKISDITISMKSTDLLKMPELVSSEYTVRLSDEERQRYDELKQDLVLQLPDGDITAANAAALTGKLCQLANGAIYTDDGDTISIHDRKLDALEDIIEAAGGKPILVAYWFKHDLARITDRLQKLHVPFSKLDSAVSIRKWNAGELPVALIHPASAGHGLNLQSGGSCIVWFGLTWSLELYQQTNARLWRQGQNSETVVVQHIVAKDTIDERILKVLSKKDSTQAALIDAVKADLQA, from the coding sequence TTGACGGGATGCCTGACCGCATCGTGCTTCTACCGGGTGGTCATATGGCTTTCGTGGAGGTTAAGGCTCCCGGCCAAAAACCTCGGCCGCTTCAGCTGGCAAGACACAAATTACTACGTGGGCTTGGCTTCAAGGTTTATGTCCTTGATGACGAGCGGCAGATTGGAGGGCTTCTTGATGAAATACGAACCACATGATTACCAGAAATACGCCACCCGCTATATCGAGGAGCATCCCATCTCTGCTGTTCTACTCGATATGGGTCTTGGCAAAACGAGCATCACACTGACGGCTCTGAACGACCTGTTGTTTGACAGCTTCGAAGCTCACCGCATTCTGGTGATTGCCCCACTGCGAGTGGCACGGGATACATGGCCTTCTGAAGCAGATAAGTGGGATCATCTTCAGAACCTCATCTGCTCCGTTGCAGTCGGCACCGAAGCAGAGCGCCGTGCGGCCCTTATCAAACCGGCTGATATCTACATCATAAACAGAGAAAATGTCCAGTGGCTCATTGAGGAAAGCAAGCTACCATTCAACTTCGACACTGTTGTGGTGGACGAGCTATCCTCCTTCAAGAATTATCAGGCTAAGCGCTTCCGGGCTCTGATGAAGGTACGACCTAAGGTCAAGCGCATCATCGGCCTCACGGGTACCCCTTCCGCAAATGGTCTCATGGACTTGTGGGCTGAGTTCAGGCTTCTGGATATGGGTGCTCGCCTCGGACGGTTCATCAGCCACTACCGACTGGACTACTTCCAGCCAGACAAGCGAAATGGACAGGTCATCTTCAGCTACAAGCCTCTACCCGGAGCAGAACAGCGCATCTATGACAAGATCTCCGACATAACCATTTCCATGAAGTCTACCGACCTTTTGAAAATGCCGGAACTGGTAAGTAGCGAATATACCGTCCGCCTCTCTGACGAGGAGCGCCAGCGTTACGACGAGCTGAAGCAGGACCTCGTCTTACAGCTCCCTGACGGAGACATCACCGCTGCAAACGCCGCTGCACTCACCGGCAAGTTATGCCAGCTGGCTAATGGTGCGATTTATACCGACGATGGCGACACCATCTCCATCCATGACCGAAAGCTGGATGCACTGGAAGATATCATCGAAGCCGCCGGTGGCAAGCCGATTCTTGTGGCCTACTGGTTCAAGCATGACCTAGCCCGCATCACGGATCGCCTACAAAAGCTTCATGTCCCATTTTCCAAGTTAGACAGCGCAGTTAGTATCCGAAAGTGGAATGCTGGCGAACTACCCGTGGCACTGATCCACCCCGCCTCTGCCGGTCATGGATTAAACCTGCAAAGCGGAGGTTCCTGTATCGTATGGTTCGGGCTGACCTGGTCACTGGAATTATATCAGCAGACCAACGCCCGCCTATGGCGACAAGGACAAAATTCTGAAACGGTTGTGGTGCAGCACATTGTGGCCAAAGACACCATCGATGAGCGGATTCTTAAGGTGTTATCCAAGAAGGACAGCACCCAAGCCGCCCTAATTGATGCTGTAAAGGCCGATCTGCAAGCCTGA
- a CDS encoding primase C-terminal domain-containing protein, with the protein MFTLYHADFIGNPGNCSYPHKVEVTDASSLIAAVGHDYVCAEYRNSYRNGENYVGSNCLPVDCDNDHSEQPEDWVLPADVMETFPGVTFAVHYSRYNMREKNGKPARPKFHVLFPIDHVTNAACYSDMKKLVNAIFPYFDTKALDAARFFFGTTSPEVEIYTGSMNLSEFLEGEEFDADIAGGYRSTQVITEGSRNATMSRFAGRVIKKYGDSDAAFQCFLEEAVKCSPPLEEAELMTIWHSAQRFFSKVQQQDGYVSPEVYNDPTSYMPGDFSDVGQAEVLAKYFSGELRYSPATHFIRYTSHYWQESEPGAQAVAHELTRRQLEEATKDLQSAMRLLTENGAQEILANASKAKAESLMNDTQLEAYKAFLSAKAYQSFAIRRRDSKNITATLKESRPMLEISPRDLDADCFLLCTPAATYDLRKGMTGAREHSPEDFITKMTAVSPSSKGEQIWQNSLDLIFCGNQELIDYVQMICGLAAIGKVYVEALIIAYGGGRNGKSTFWNAISRVLGLYSGNISADTLTVGCRRNIKPEMAEVKGKRLLIAAEIQEGARLNDSTVKQLCSTDDVFAEKKYKDPFSFTPCHTLVLYTNHLPKVSASDDGIWRRLVVIPFDAKIEGSSDIKNYGEYLYQNAGESILAWVIEGAKKVIALDYKIPVPECVQQAITEYRSQNDWFGHFLEEKCELDASFRESSSSLYRAYRNYCIDTNEYIRSTTDFYSALEAAGYGRINVKNKRFFAGLRLKIDDGDFEDFLS; encoded by the coding sequence ATGTTCACTCTTTATCACGCCGACTTCATCGGCAACCCCGGCAACTGCTCCTATCCACACAAGGTCGAGGTCACTGACGCAAGTTCTCTGATCGCAGCTGTTGGCCATGACTATGTGTGCGCCGAATACCGGAACAGTTACCGGAATGGTGAAAACTACGTGGGTAGCAATTGCCTACCGGTGGACTGCGACAACGATCACTCAGAGCAACCAGAGGATTGGGTGCTACCCGCCGACGTCATGGAGACCTTCCCCGGCGTCACTTTTGCAGTTCATTATAGCCGCTACAATATGCGCGAGAAAAACGGTAAGCCTGCTCGACCCAAATTCCACGTACTATTTCCCATTGACCACGTTACAAACGCGGCTTGCTACAGCGATATGAAGAAGCTGGTCAACGCCATCTTTCCGTACTTCGATACCAAGGCACTGGATGCAGCACGTTTCTTCTTCGGGACGACATCTCCGGAAGTTGAAATCTACACCGGCAGCATGAACTTGAGCGAGTTTCTGGAAGGTGAAGAGTTCGATGCTGATATAGCAGGTGGCTATCGTTCCACTCAAGTCATAACAGAAGGAAGTCGCAACGCCACCATGTCCCGTTTTGCCGGTCGTGTCATCAAAAAATATGGCGACAGCGATGCCGCTTTTCAGTGTTTCTTAGAGGAAGCTGTAAAATGTTCACCTCCGCTTGAGGAAGCTGAGCTCATGACCATCTGGCACAGCGCCCAGCGCTTCTTTTCAAAGGTGCAGCAGCAGGACGGCTATGTTTCTCCGGAGGTTTACAACGACCCGACGTCCTATATGCCAGGAGATTTCTCTGATGTAGGACAGGCAGAGGTGCTTGCGAAATACTTCTCTGGGGAACTAAGGTATTCTCCGGCTACCCATTTTATCCGTTACACCAGCCATTACTGGCAAGAAAGCGAACCAGGCGCACAGGCAGTGGCTCATGAGCTGACCCGCCGCCAGCTGGAGGAAGCTACAAAGGATCTTCAGTCAGCGATGAGACTGCTGACTGAAAACGGTGCGCAGGAAATCCTTGCAAATGCTTCAAAGGCAAAGGCTGAGTCGCTCATGAACGACACGCAGCTCGAGGCTTACAAAGCATTTCTTTCAGCCAAAGCATACCAGTCCTTCGCCATCCGTCGCCGAGATTCAAAGAATATCACCGCGACGCTAAAGGAGTCCCGTCCTATGCTGGAGATCTCGCCGCGTGACCTTGATGCTGACTGCTTTCTTCTTTGTACACCCGCTGCTACCTACGATCTACGCAAAGGGATGACCGGAGCCCGAGAGCATTCACCTGAAGATTTCATCACGAAAATGACCGCAGTTTCACCCAGTTCCAAAGGTGAACAGATCTGGCAGAACAGTTTGGACCTTATCTTCTGCGGCAATCAGGAGCTTATCGACTATGTGCAAATGATCTGCGGCTTAGCCGCCATTGGTAAAGTCTATGTTGAAGCCCTGATCATCGCCTACGGTGGTGGACGCAACGGTAAATCTACCTTCTGGAACGCCATCTCCCGTGTACTCGGTCTGTATAGCGGCAATATCTCCGCAGATACCCTGACGGTTGGATGCCGCCGAAACATTAAGCCGGAAATGGCCGAGGTCAAGGGAAAGCGTCTACTTATCGCTGCTGAGATACAGGAAGGCGCTCGGCTCAATGACTCCACGGTCAAGCAACTCTGCTCCACTGACGATGTGTTCGCCGAAAAGAAATATAAGGACCCGTTCAGCTTCACGCCCTGCCATACGCTGGTGCTTTATACAAACCACCTGCCGAAGGTCAGCGCTTCTGATGACGGTATCTGGCGTAGATTGGTTGTTATACCCTTCGACGCCAAGATTGAGGGAAGCAGCGACATCAAGAACTATGGCGAGTACCTCTATCAAAACGCTGGCGAGAGCATTCTCGCATGGGTGATCGAGGGTGCCAAGAAGGTCATTGCGCTGGATTACAAAATTCCTGTGCCTGAGTGCGTGCAGCAAGCCATAACGGAGTACCGGTCGCAAAACGACTGGTTTGGCCATTTTCTTGAGGAGAAATGCGAGCTTGATGCAAGCTTTCGTGAAAGCTCCAGTTCCCTTTATAGGGCGTATCGCAATTACTGCATTGACACAAATGAGTATATCCGCAGCACTACAGACTTCTATTCTGCGCTGGAGGCTGCTGGTTATGGCCGTATCAATGTCAAAAACAAGCGGTTCTTTGCAGGACTGAGGCTTAAAATCGATGACGGAGATTTTGAGGATTTCTTGAGTTGA
- a CDS encoding DNA polymerase, with translation MKTLSIDIETYSSTNLAKAGVYCYVESPDFEILLFSYSIDGGDVQVVDLVSGEKLPGEVIAALTNETVTKWAFNANFERVCLSRFLGLPTGEYINPASWKCSMVWAATVGLPLSLEGVGSVLKLDNQKLTEGKDLIKFFCQPCAPTKANGQRTRNYPYHAPDKWSAFKKYNARDVETEMSIQEKLAKFPVPDSIWDEYHLDQEINDRGVALDMTLVQEAIAMDGRSRSELTTAMKHLTELDNPNSVQQMKQWLANNGMETDTLGKKVIVELLKTAPPDLADVLSLRQQLAKSSVRKYQAMENAVCADGRARGMFQFFGANRTGRWAGRLIQMQNLPQNHLEDLAEARALVRFGDFDAVEMLYEDVPDTLSQLIRTAFVPRSGAKFIVSDFSAIEARVIAWLAREQWRQDVFAKGGDIYCASASQMFKLPVEKHGVNGHLRQKGKIAELALGYGGSVGALKAMGALDMGLEEDELPQLVDAWRQANPHIVKFWWDVDKAAMEAVRYKRTNSTHGITFSCQSGMLFITLPSGRRLAYVKPRIGENKFGGQCITYEGVGATKKWERLDSYGPKFVENIVQATARDLLCSAMQTLRNCSIVMHVHDEIVIEADPGISLKTVCEQMGRTPSWAKGLLLRADGYETNFYKKD, from the coding sequence ATGAAAACACTCTCAATAGATATTGAAACCTATAGCAGCACCAATCTCGCCAAAGCAGGTGTGTACTGCTATGTCGAGTCACCCGATTTCGAGATACTGCTTTTCAGCTACAGCATTGACGGCGGTGATGTCCAGGTCGTTGACCTTGTTAGCGGTGAGAAACTGCCTGGTGAGGTTATCGCCGCTCTCACAAATGAAACGGTAACCAAATGGGCATTTAACGCAAACTTTGAGCGGGTCTGCCTGTCTCGCTTTCTTGGGCTCCCTACCGGCGAATACATCAACCCTGCCTCATGGAAATGCTCGATGGTATGGGCAGCAACAGTGGGCTTGCCGCTTTCGCTGGAAGGCGTCGGCTCGGTACTTAAGCTGGACAATCAGAAACTCACCGAAGGTAAAGACCTCATCAAATTTTTCTGTCAGCCTTGTGCTCCAACGAAAGCCAACGGTCAGCGCACCAGGAATTACCCGTACCACGCACCCGATAAATGGTCGGCGTTTAAGAAATATAACGCTCGAGATGTTGAAACGGAAATGTCCATTCAAGAAAAGCTCGCCAAGTTCCCGGTGCCGGATAGCATCTGGGATGAGTACCACCTCGACCAGGAGATCAATGACCGAGGTGTTGCGCTGGATATGACACTGGTCCAAGAGGCTATCGCAATGGATGGTCGCTCCCGTTCGGAGCTCACAACCGCGATGAAGCATCTGACGGAGCTGGACAATCCGAACTCCGTACAGCAGATGAAGCAATGGCTTGCCAACAATGGCATGGAGACCGACACGCTTGGGAAAAAGGTTATCGTCGAGTTATTGAAAACAGCACCACCGGATCTTGCAGACGTTCTCTCCCTCCGCCAGCAGCTTGCCAAGTCATCGGTTCGGAAGTATCAGGCAATGGAGAATGCGGTCTGTGCCGATGGTCGCGCCCGTGGGATGTTTCAATTTTTTGGTGCCAATCGGACCGGGCGCTGGGCAGGCAGGCTTATTCAAATGCAAAACCTCCCTCAGAACCATCTGGAGGACTTGGCCGAAGCGCGTGCCCTTGTGCGCTTCGGTGATTTTGATGCCGTGGAAATGCTCTATGAGGATGTGCCGGACACGCTGTCTCAGCTTATCCGCACTGCCTTCGTCCCAAGATCAGGTGCCAAGTTTATCGTATCAGACTTCAGTGCCATCGAAGCCCGTGTGATCGCATGGCTGGCCAGGGAACAGTGGCGACAGGATGTGTTTGCCAAGGGCGGCGATATCTACTGCGCTTCTGCAAGTCAGATGTTCAAGCTGCCGGTTGAAAAGCATGGCGTCAACGGTCACCTACGTCAAAAAGGCAAGATTGCTGAACTCGCCCTCGGATATGGCGGTTCTGTAGGTGCTCTCAAAGCAATGGGCGCTCTTGATATGGGACTTGAAGAGGACGAGCTCCCTCAGCTGGTAGATGCGTGGCGGCAAGCCAATCCGCACATCGTGAAGTTCTGGTGGGATGTGGACAAGGCCGCTATGGAGGCCGTTCGGTATAAACGCACCAACTCGACGCATGGGATCACTTTCTCCTGCCAGAGTGGGATGCTTTTCATTACGCTTCCTTCCGGTAGGCGGCTTGCTTATGTGAAGCCGCGAATCGGCGAAAACAAGTTCGGTGGTCAGTGCATCACCTACGAAGGTGTAGGCGCAACTAAAAAGTGGGAACGGCTGGATTCCTACGGGCCGAAGTTCGTGGAAAACATCGTACAAGCAACTGCCCGTGACCTCCTCTGTAGTGCCATGCAAACACTCCGGAACTGCTCCATCGTCATGCACGTCCACGACGAAATCGTCATCGAAGCTGATCCGGGCATTTCTCTGAAAACCGTCTGTGAGCAGATGGGCCGGACGCCGTCTTGGGCTAAGGGGCTACTGCTCCGAGCCGATGGCTACGAGACAAATTTTTATAAAAAAGATTGA
- a CDS encoding DUF2815 family protein: MNNNTNKANNPMKVITGPDTRWSYANIWEAKSINGGTPKFSVSLIIPKSDTKTVAKIKAAIEAAYHEGEAKLKGSGKSVPPMAAIKTPLRDGDSERPDDPAYANAYFINANSATAPGVVDADRNPILTRSEVYSGVYGRASISFYAFNSNGNKGIACGLNNLQKVRDGEPLGGKVSAESDFATDDDDDFLS, translated from the coding sequence ATGAATAACAACACCAACAAAGCCAACAACCCAATGAAAGTTATCACTGGACCCGACACCCGTTGGAGCTATGCAAACATCTGGGAAGCCAAGAGCATCAACGGTGGTACTCCGAAGTTCTCTGTTTCGCTCATTATCCCTAAGTCCGACACCAAGACCGTCGCTAAGATCAAGGCCGCTATTGAGGCAGCTTACCATGAGGGAGAAGCAAAGCTCAAAGGTAGCGGCAAGTCCGTGCCCCCGATGGCGGCAATCAAGACCCCGCTCAGAGATGGCGACAGCGAGCGTCCAGATGATCCGGCCTACGCCAATGCATACTTCATCAACGCCAATTCCGCTACAGCTCCCGGCGTCGTGGATGCTGACCGTAATCCGATTCTCACCCGCTCTGAGGTGTACTCCGGCGTATATGGCAGAGCTAGTATCAGCTTCTACGCCTTCAATTCCAACGGCAACAAGGGCATCGCATGCGGTCTGAACAACCTGCAGAAGGTACGCGACGGCGAGCCTCTCGGTGGCAAGGTTAGTGCCGAGTCCGATTTCGCAACAGACGATGATGACGACTTTTTGTCTTAA
- a CDS encoding DUF2800 domain-containing protein, giving the protein MPAKGHALLSASSSERWLRCPPSARLCESYDDKGSNYAAEGTDAHELCEYKLRQALGMEAKDPTENLTWFNEEMADCASGYTAYILEQVEAAKQTCADPVVLIEQRVDFSRWVESGFGTADCIIIADGTLQICDYKHGMGIFVIAEKNPQMQCYALGALELFDGIYDIDLVRMVIYQPRRSNISTYELSKDELYRWADEVLKPTADLAFAGDGNFLCGEWCGFCKAKHDCRARADANLELARYDFKLPPLLTDEEVEEILTRVDDLVAWATDIKEYALQQAISGKEWNGWKLVEGRSNRKYTNETAVADAVISAGFDPYDHKVLGVTAMQKLLGKSRFDELLAAYIEKPQGKPTLVLESDKRPVMNTAKNDFMEENDYE; this is encoded by the coding sequence ATGCCAGCTAAAGGACACGCACTCCTATCCGCATCTAGCTCCGAACGTTGGCTCCGCTGCCCACCCTCGGCTCGACTCTGTGAAAGCTACGACGATAAGGGCAGCAATTACGCTGCCGAAGGCACTGACGCCCACGAACTTTGCGAGTACAAGCTCCGTCAGGCGCTGGGCATGGAGGCAAAGGACCCGACTGAGAACCTCACATGGTTCAACGAAGAAATGGCCGACTGTGCTTCTGGCTACACTGCCTACATCCTCGAACAGGTAGAAGCAGCCAAGCAGACATGTGCTGACCCAGTCGTTTTGATCGAACAGCGTGTGGACTTTTCTCGATGGGTGGAGTCCGGCTTCGGAACAGCAGACTGCATCATTATTGCGGACGGCACCTTGCAGATATGCGACTACAAACACGGAATGGGAATTTTTGTAATTGCAGAAAAGAATCCGCAAATGCAGTGTTATGCCCTCGGTGCCCTGGAACTGTTCGACGGAATCTACGACATTGACCTCGTCAGGATGGTCATATATCAACCCAGAAGAAGTAATATCAGCACCTACGAGCTCTCAAAAGATGAGCTTTACCGCTGGGCAGACGAAGTACTCAAGCCCACTGCAGACCTTGCTTTCGCCGGCGACGGCAACTTCCTCTGCGGTGAATGGTGTGGTTTCTGCAAGGCAAAGCATGACTGCCGCGCCAGAGCCGATGCCAACCTGGAGCTTGCCCGCTATGACTTCAAGCTGCCGCCGCTACTCACGGACGAGGAAGTCGAAGAAATCCTTACCCGCGTCGATGACCTTGTCGCATGGGCCACGGACATCAAGGAATACGCCCTGCAGCAGGCTATCAGCGGTAAGGAATGGAACGGTTGGAAGCTGGTCGAAGGCCGGTCCAATCGTAAGTACACCAATGAAACAGCTGTCGCTGATGCAGTTATCAGTGCAGGATTTGACCCATATGACCACAAAGTCCTCGGCGTCACCGCCATGCAGAAGCTGCTCGGCAAATCCCGCTTTGACGAACTACTCGCGGCTTACATTGAAAAGCCACAAGGTAAACCCACGCTTGTACTGGAGAGCGACAAACGTCCGGTCATGAACACTGCCAAAAATGATTTTATGGAGGAAAACGACTATGAATAA
- a CDS encoding DNA ligase yields the protein MSKMSDMAMTIEELRSAAAAINEAANWLAEQFSTNEPTPEPTPTEPVITLEAVRAVLADKSRSGFTAQIRSLLQKYGADKLSGIDPANYKALLADVEGLNDAS from the coding sequence ATGAGCAAAATGAGCGACATGGCCATGACCATCGAAGAACTACGCAGCGCAGCTGCAGCTATTAACGAAGCCGCAAATTGGCTAGCCGAGCAGTTCAGCACCAATGAACCAACGCCAGAACCTACACCCACCGAACCGGTAATTACGCTGGAAGCGGTCAGAGCAGTCCTCGCGGATAAGTCCCGTTCTGGCTTCACCGCTCAGATTCGCTCTCTGCTCCAGAAATACGGTGCCGACAAGCTGTCCGGTATTGACCCGGCCAACTACAAGGCCCTGCTTGCAGATGTGGAGGGACTTAACGATGCCAGCTAA
- a CDS encoding helix-turn-helix domain-containing protein, protein MSDKSIEKWSTLKEVQEYLGVGRETILQWIAKRNMPAYKVGRLWKFKLSEVDDWIRSGGAADNSDLTDTD, encoded by the coding sequence GTGAGCGATAAAAGCATTGAAAAATGGTCTACTTTAAAAGAAGTACAAGAGTATCTCGGTGTAGGCCGTGAGACCATTCTGCAGTGGATCGCCAAGAGAAATATGCCAGCATATAAAGTCGGGCGACTATGGAAATTCAAGCTGTCCGAAGTTGATGACTGGATTCGCTCCGGTGGTGCTGCAGATAATTCCGACTTAACGGACACTGATTGA